Below is a genomic region from Cloeon dipterum chromosome 2, ieCloDipt1.1, whole genome shotgun sequence.
gctgattgtgagcctaGCCATTCCTCAATAACAAGCCAGCCAGATGGCCAAAATTGAGCTGATTGAGGATTGAGCTAACTTTTCAATGGAGAATTCCTCAAGACTGGCGTGAGTCGCTTGGCTTCGCTTCCTTCTCTATAATCTGCTGCTCTGTTCAGTTCAGACAACAGGAAATGGCAGGCGCTGGTTTGCTGCGACAGTCCCTAAAACTGATTGAAACCGAACCGAACCGAAAAAAATCCTCTTGTTGACAAACGGGTCATGCTGCCTGCAGAAGGCGGGATGCGGAATTCCAGCAACACGTAGCCAATCAGAGCGCTGGAAATGTTTGATGCGCAAACCCTTCAGCTGATTGTTGTTGTGAGTGTGAGCATGAGCAGCGCGAAAAGTGACTGTGACTGCAACGCAACGGGCAACCggttataataaaaaattagcgaAAATTAGCTTAATGTACAGAACTAGAGTCCTTAGGACTCTAACAAGAACGAGTGCGATTGAACAtcgaaaatcgaaaattctGTTGCGTATCATGACCAATGGCTGACTCTCAGTCAGGGTTGCTACAAATCGCACTtcttataataaaatgtagtgtagaaatcgtttttttttcaatttttactagtTTCTTGCTGGCAATATTTGCAcctgttttcaataattttctaattattattagatcatgacctcgacttaaaaattgtcagaaatttttggagaaatagaggcagaaaatagcagttttaaataatatatttatgctcAGTAGAGAAATTTTTGACAACTCTGACtgccaatttcaaattttcacaggaggaaaattgaacaattcatttcttgcgcaagaaaaaggtaaaaatcttGAGGTTAAAACCAGTGGATAAAAACTCTGCTTGCCTGAGTGGACTCGTTCCACTCCTACTGACACTAGAAAATGCTATTGcaattcatgatttttatttcatgggcgtttctttaaaaaaagctcgatttttatgaaagaattaagtttattatttgaacTATCAGATCAttcatttggaaatttaaaatcacacaAACCGATTGATATAAAGTAACATCATGTTGTTTGATTATAGGAACCGCTCttttcatctctctctctcaaagACACATAATTGTGAAGCGTTGGTGGCAACCTATTCCTCAGGCTTTCAATCTTTTGAAACAACTCCTGCCCACTCGACGAACTGCAACCAATCGAACTGCGGAGAGCTATTCTGCTCAACTGCTTTAGAGAGCTGGGCTTGCGGCGCATTTGTTTCAGAAAGCCTTGCCACGTGCCTTCGTCATTTTCTTGATACAGTTTCATTTGAATTACATTCTCAATGAAGGTTTCAATTACAGAGCAAATTCTTTTTCCATGGGGAAGACCAAATTCAATCAGCATTGggaacagaaatttaaaatattccaccTTGCGTCCGATCACGCTGTCCAGGACGTACACAGGACTGGGCCACCAGTACATCAAAAGGTTTCGTAGGAGGGGCACGCAGCGAGCAAAGACGGCCAGAGATATTGCGTCCGGGATGGTGTACAGAgatctgaaaacaaaaatgcaaaagttgtacCCCCATATATACGTGCTTGCATAGTCACAAAGCTGCACTCTTTTAACACGCACCTGCACGATATTCTTGACACAAAAGTTGGCTCTGCTCCATTTTCGATCAGCATTCGAGCCATGCGTAAAATTCTGTCGGCGTGTAAGGGGTTCCTCGACTGCCAGGCAAGGGCAGTAAGGGGTGGGATGTCGCCGTATGTGGTGTTGCAGTTCTTCGAGAGCAGATCCCTCAGCTCGTCCTCAGTGTGCTCATTAATATTAtacatcaataaaaatgacacaaGGCTGGCACTAGTCCACATGATTTTTTGATCATTGTGTTCAGGACGCATGGTGTCGGAGACATCCACCAAACATCCATCGAAGTCACGTGAACGAAGTTGATAATTATTCGTCAGGAAGCTCGTCGAAACTGTTTGGACGTCCATTATGCAGTCTTCTAGCTCGTGCACGAGTGTTCAGTTAagactgaaatatttaaaaaaaaatttcattgatagTTATCAATCacaaccaaaaaatatatacataatataatatattatttgaaaatagtaCATAATACGACATAATATATCATACATACGTAATGTGCAAtgcacgaaaaaatatttaagagaaACAGAACGATATctgttatatatatatatgtatatattttcttttaaataaggaATTCCAGAGATTAGCTACGCTAATTGAATGCGTGAAAAGTagattatattaatttaaattagcggATTCAACAAAAATAGGTATGTATTTGCGCAATATCCCTCTTATTACCATAGGTCAGCGAACGAGCGAAAAACAATCACAttatcaaacaaacaaacagttATTACATAATAATCACTTACCCAAATGGAAAACGAGATTAAAGATCGCCGTAATTAAGCGGACGAACCAATGCTGGAtcgcaatattaattaatttgagagtaaatctaaaaattccaaGGAATGGCGGTCCCACGTGTAAGGAGTGAGGAAGCGTCGATGTTACCATGTGAGTTGTGACTGTTGAGGCTCAAAACTATCAGTTGCTATGCGCAAGCGTCGAGAGCCAATCACCGCGCGTCCAGTGCGCTTGTTTCCTGATCATCCAATCACAGTGCGAGTAGCTTTGGCGCGCATCACATTACATTGATCACATGGCTCTCCATtctcaaaacaaaacattcgTGTTTGTGTTTATGTTTTTTGTGGCTCTAATATTTTGGTCATTTTCCGCGTATTTATGAGATTGCAGAAAAATTTTGAGGCGCAATGAATGGGCCAGGAATTAGTTTGTTTCAAGGCACTGAACTCAGGTTGAATCAAACAAATcctgaggaggaggaggccGAATTAGCTGAGGAGGAAAAACGGAAGAATGCGGAGGCAAGTCATTTTGCTCTGCCCTTCACTGACGCCTGATAAATAATCTCTGTTGGTCTACATACAGCTTCGAAATCTGCTTAACGGTGCCTTTGATGACTTGGACATTAACGATGCAGACCTCAGTTTCACCAGCAGCAAAAATCTGAATGACTATTCACTTCCGGCAggtaagatttattttgacagaAGTTTTCCAagaattaatgtttaaattttcaggaggAGCCTCTTCAGAAGAAGATTTGTACCAAGTTAATCCCAAGAGATCAACCAATGGGCTTTCCAATGGCCATGGGGATGGTACCGAATTGTCCGCTCATTACAACCACTGCTACCACAACAAAGGTTCCTGCGTGGACTCGTCTGCAAGCTCAAGCCCTACCAAGCGGAAAGTCACTGCATCAGGTGATGCCCAGCAGCTGGCTGTTATGTATGAGGTGCGGATGAGAGAAATTGTAAGGCTGCAAGACATGTTAGAAGCCAACAAAAAAGAGGCAAATGACAGAATCGAGCGCCTTGGCCACAAGATTTTGCAGTTGGAGGCTGAGAGAGTGGCTACCAACAGCTCGCTAACACAAACTCAGACTCTTCTTGGtagttttatttgattttagtgtaaattttgctaattatttgTCAACAGTGTCTGCTAAAGAACAAGTTCAGGGGCTAAAAAAGGAGGTGGATTCGctaagaaaacaaaatcaggATCTGGATGAAATTCGAGAAGAGGTTAATctactatattttttaattattgaattacactaatttccatatttgttttatttcagctCGAGCAAGACCGGCTGATCATGAGAGCAAACATGGAAAGTCTTAACTCCAAACTGGCCGCAATGGAAAAAATCTCAGCTGAAACGTCAGGCGCTCAGCAAGCAGACATGATTATCAGGTCGTTGGAGGAGCGGCAACGCAAGGAAATTATCTCATACCAAGTACAAATTGAAGAGATGAAAGAAAAGCTAAGCTACGCGGTACATATACAGTTTgcgaaaattctttttatatttgaaaatatccaATCAACAGGCTGACAACATCCGAAGCCAAGAGCGACGCAATGCAGAGCTTTCGAGACAGCAGGAAGTCATGTTGCTAGAGAAAGCTGACACGATAAATGGTCTATCTAGAGCGCTGGCTCAAAGTCAACAGCACTGCCAGGAACTTATGGCGGCTGACAGAACCAATTCTTCTGTGGAGATCAGGCGTTTGAAAGACACTTTGAAGCAGCAAGAAGTATTTGATCATCATCCTGAATATTCAGATTgaactaaattatttctgttgTTCACAGAGTGCGATTGAAAAGTACAAAATGGACATCGACCACTTGGAAACCATGGTCGGCTTGAATGTCTTGACGTCTGACTCTGCTGCAGTCACCAGTGGCAAGGCGAGTTTTTACAAGACTGGCCTCGACTCTGTGGACAGTCTGAGAGAAGAGCTGGCTAAATCTCTGCGCTACCACGAAGCCCGCAGAGCTGAGATAAAACAGCTTCAGTACACAATTCAGGAGAAGGAAAATTCTGCAAAGGCCTGGTTGCAGCAGGAGGACCGATACAAAAAGGAATTAACTGAGTTTAAGGTTTGTTAACAAAATCACTTATTTCCcacttcattttttgtgaattcaatttaattagtttcacACAGCTAAATTTTTCTACTTGTAAATTCATCATATTGGATGGAGCAGAGCTGTTAATTGTACtgaaataataagaaattaggatttttgtgatggcaaattttgaacggttgaaaaaaaatttaaaatatgtgactaaaatttcgtttcaatGGCTTTTTCTAAGtgagctaaataaaatttgcgtaaggaatttttttttaaactgactGGGTAAAATCTGGAAGAAATGCAACCCTGTATCAAAGAATCATCCGATTCGTTTGAAATATACTGAAACTATCAAATactaatataaatttgttcttGCCTGCATTTATCacaaaattcccattttttttaCAGACAATGGTTAAtatcttttctatttttagttaaaatcgATGACAAATTAACGATAAAGGAAAAGGCTAGGAatggaacaaatattttccaaattaactttaaatagATTACTCAACTTGTTCGGTTCTCTGAAAAAGATAAcggattaattttaaagtgtttttctttgtaaggtgaatttaatttagtccCTTGGAATATGCAACAAAAAACCACGTTGACATCTGATTTTGAGAACGCCTATGTTAATGTTTTAATCCTTATGAAacgtaaaaataatcatttgtGATTTACTTTGGTTTTTAtgtatctttttaattttaggccTCTCATGCAAAGCTCAAGAAGCTGCAATAAATTGGAAGGGTTGCGTTTCCAAAGCGTAGGATATTAGTGCAAAATTGCATCTATTCTACATTTTACAAGTAGCTTTTCCTATTTTCATGCGTCTAAAAACAAAGGttaaagagaaagagaactGGGCAATCTTTTTGACAATCTTCCGCATTACTCATTTTTCCAGGGTTGCCAATTTATAATATGTCAATTACTTCCAGGCTGAATGTGACAAACTTGCCAATGATCTTGCGAGGACAAAGAATCGACCAAGTGATGACCAGCTGAGGTATGTGCAGTGAAATACAAAACTTTTGGATTGAAGTCAAGGGGAAGGgtgcaaatgcaaatgaaaGACTGGTTTAGTGTCAGTACAAGTTGGGTGTTTATTCAGGATCGTAATGCCACATAGTTATCCAAGTCCAGaaagataggaattttttgttgtttgatgCTGGAATCATGAAATATGGGCTCTTATATTTAACACATCAGATCCGATAAAAAATGCCACatcatgaattaaatttgaactaCACTATTCAGTCGAGCTATTGGAATCAGTCAAATTGTAAGAGTCAGAGACATTCAAACCAGTTGAATCAGTCGAGTGGTCATCATCATCTGTCAATTGCTCGTCATCTCCAGATACAGGACCACCAAGGGTGCTATCAGGCATTTGTGTCGGAGAGATAGGGGCATATACAGGGTTGTACAAAGGAGAATTAGGGGTATACGTAGGAGAGGAAGGAGGGTATGTAGGAGAGGTGGGGGCAAATGCAGGGGAGTGATGGATGTACAAAGGAGAGTTAGGGGCATACGTAGGAGAGGTAGGAGGGTATGAAGGAGAGGTGGGGGCAAATGCGGGGGAGTGAGGGTTGTACAAAGGAGAGTTAGGGGTATACGTAGGAGAGGTAGGAGGGTATGAAGGAGAGGTGGGGGCAAATGCAGAGGAGTGAGGGTTGTGCAAAGGAGAGTTAGGGTTATACGTAGGAGAGGTAGGAGGGTATGAAGGAGAGGTGGGGGCAAATGCAGAGGAGTGAGGGTTGTGCAAAGGAGAGTTAGGGGTATACGTAGGAGAGGTGGGGGCAAATTCAGGGGAGCGAGCGTTGTACAAAGGAGAGTTAGTGGCATACGTAGGGCCAAATTGAAGAAAGGTAGGATATGCAGGGGAGGAGGGGAAATCTTCAGGAGAGCTTGGGTCGTATGGAGGAACGGTGTGGGCGGGTGCAGGTGCGGTAAGGGAAAATTCAGGAGAGCTAGGGTCGTATGAAGGAACGGTGTGGGCGGGTGCAGGTGCGGTAAGGGAAAATTCAGGAGATCTAGGGTCGTATGAAGGAACGGTGGGGGCGGGTGCAGTAGAGGTAGGTTGTAATCCGGGAGTGGTAGGTTGAAATCTGGGCATGTACGAAGGAGAGCCAGGCAAATGAACGCCAGGTGTATAGCCAGGAGAGTAACGTCCGTAAGGATAGTGAGGATCGGGTTCAGGCTCGGGCTCGGGCTCCTCGTTACTTTGGTTTGGATTCAATTTCCTGGCCAACTTTCTCTCTTTGGCACGTGTTTTGCGTGATTGATTCTTCATCTTCCTGGTTTTCTTGGGTTGCTCCTCCTCAGGCCCCTTGTCGATTCGGGGCGGCCACCACGACGTCAGTCTCATCTTGGCCAGAGGATCCTCGTCAAGCTGAATCCTGAGCACTGTGCCCGCCGGGATGTCAATCTCGCCCATCCTGACGTAATTATCCATCTCCTCAGGCCCGAAGAAAACGCGGTAGTGTCCATCAGGCGCTTGGGACGTTGTGAAGAACCAGGTTTTGAGAGTTCTGACGTCCGTGTACGGCTGGCACTCGTATGGGCCCAAAACGAGCTCCCCCACAACGTTTCTACCAgcaaatttgaggaaaatgtttCTCGGAAACGAGTCGCTGTATCTTATCAGGGTGATGCTGTCACCTCTAGTGATGTTGTACGTTTTGAGAGGCAGGCCAGGCTCGATCACTCGGCTCGCAACAAAGAGCATCCTCGCTACTTTTCCCTTCTGGGCTGCGAGTTCTTGCTCGAACTTGTTGGGTTCGATCTTTTCGTACAAGACAGACGCATTGGCAGTGTCAAAGGCGTCCGAGTCAACTCCCAAGACGAACTCGGTGTTGTCTGACTTGTCGCGAACTACCACGTAACTGAACGAGTTGCTGACAGCCACCGAAATTCTCCACCTGGTTCCTTTGACTTCGATTTCGCTCATCATGTCTGTGTCGGCAAGGACGTGTTTGCCACTAAGATACAGAGTCTGGAACTGCCACGGGATACCTGTGGCTTTTTGGATGTACGTTTTCACCTTTCTCACAGAGTCCGTAGGATTAAAGCGAACCAAGAAGGATTTTGTGTCCAGCAGAAGATTGGTTACCCAAATGAATCGCGTTGGAGCcctgtaaattatttgtttcagtTATGTGATCATGGAATGCTATACACGCATGTGTACGTACCTTTTCTTATAATAAGGTCGGTCAACCATGGCAATTTTTCGTTCATCCTCGTGCCGAAGTGCGTTTTCCCTCGCCAACCTCGTACTCTTGTTGTATTTCTTCACGATCATGCCACGATATTTGGCATTCAACTTCTTCTTCATCTTGCGGCCCATGATGATGGAAAATCAATCCAACGTCAAAGCAAATTCTTCCTGTCTGTCATGCGGCAACGGCAGCTTTGGTTCTGTTAGTGTGTTCtgtgttgttgtttatttgaatACTTCGAGGGTTGGCAATATCAATATCGATacatcaaaaaaatttgatatgtcAAATATCATATCAGTTATCATGgctgatatttgatatatcataTCAGGCTGATATTGATATCTAAGTCGGATATCAAGGTTGATATTAGTTGACATTTTTGACCGACAGATGGCATTTTTCATGCCGGTTTTCGCATAAAAGTTTAGGATCAAACTGTACTTTCCGTCCCCAAACATGGGCGTAACCGATATTGAAGTTTTCGCAATGCACAAAGGCGCGAAAAATGTCTCAGCTGATCGATCACAGATGATCTCTCAGCTGTGGTCAGCTTATAGTAGCTTTtgtgttgaatgaaaattatattaaattgtttgtaaacaatggtCAGCAACGTCAGGTaggtcaggtaaaaccctgacaacaATAAAGGCCACCCACGCCAGCTGATCGGTCACAGATGACCTCTGTCAGCTGGCAGTACCACATTtacttgttgaattaaaatgatatgtaacaaattgtttgtaaacaatgattttagatttcaatggtgaataattaagaacTTATTGTAACTAATCCAATCAAAATGTGTACAAATAGCGCAAATaatattgcgaaaattgctCTGATGATGGCATAgccccaaattaaaaattgaaatacttaatacaaaacagctgctacggtttaaagtaatttcattctgatttcTCTTATGTGTATCTattaaactcaattatttattaccagATAAAGGTTGAAAAGCACATTATGATGTGGAGAAAAACAccccaatattttaatttgaagaaaaattgacgCTCTCACATTATCAGCTGATTTTGTAAACAtcaaactcaaaaattaattttaaatggcacaattaaattataatattttatttattacctaataatagctattaattaattaattagacaccCATGTGGCGGGTAGGGGGGAAGGGAAAGCAgccagatgcaaattttggcgcCATATGGTGGGATCCGACACACCCCCTTCTCAAACATCTGTTTTAAAGGCGcgcaacatttaaattatttaaatactcATCCCATATGCCTGCGGAAAaccgccatttttcaaatgttttcttatttaaccgatatttatgataaaaccggtgaaaaatgcttaaaaaatcggtttttaaGCCTTAAAAATAGCCATATCCGGTTTCGGTTCATCCGGCAGCCATTTTTTGATCATCTGGAAATATCAtcgttgatatatcaaattttgatattttttcgctgATATATCAGtgatattgatatttcaaatatcatatcaaataTCGAtaattgatattgtttttttcacaaagtcACAACCCTACTTCGAGCGTGTGCGTTGTGCGTGTGCGGGGGAAAAATTTGGGGCCTCGCCCACTTTTTTTAATGGTGCGCGGGAAACAAGCACTAAtagagtaataataataaaattgcatgcaCCGTGCACAAGCCGCTGTGATTCagggttttaaataatatataaagatagttatttgatattattacatatgtacatataccatgcaaatattattttggaatttttaaccaCTTTTTGAAATAGATTGTTTTAGAACCTTTTCATTAATGGTTTTTAATCAGCTATAAATGGTGTTACCCTCAAATTTAGTGTTGATCgtcttgattttaataaataattaattcttcttCCAACTGGTGCCCTATTTaggagaatttaatttaatttaacaatttgttgctatcttttgttttgaaaaacaaaaattgcctttttttcAGCGAGGAAAATTCGGCACTGAAAATCTCGCACTTGGAAACAGCCATTGAACGACTTCAAGCGCAGAACGTCCAGCTGGCGGAGAGTTCGGTGGAGCTGCAGCGAATTTGTGATGAAGAGAAGTTCAAAGTGATCGACGACCACAGCCGCGAGTATTTGTGTTTCCACCACGATGCTGTGGCCAAAGCTCGGCAAGAGGAGCGGGACAAAGTGCAGAgcgaaattcaaaaattaaagtaagaTTCAGGCTGAACGCTTACCTTTTATCTTTTATACACAATCTAAAACAGGTGCGAGTTGGAATTGGCTCTGGAGGATGCAGACAAGTCGAAGCAAGCGTACATCAACTTGGTCACCACCAAAAATGCAGTTGCCACGGAGCTGGAGAGCCAGCGCAAGATTTTAGGGAAGCTGCAGAACCAGGTTGGCTCAAATGCCAACCCAAAACACGAACTGGGAGACATGCAGCTGGCTGCATACGAGGAGAGAGTGCGAAGGGAGATTGAAAATGGtattcagtttattttattggttagaacaatttaaaactggaTTCTTcagcaaagaaagaaatgcTTGACGAAGTGGTGAAGGAGAAGGAAGCTCTGAAGGCTGAAGCTAAAATTGAGGCCGAGAAGgaactggaaataaaaatccttgaAGCTATTGAGAGTGCTAGAAAGGACTGGCTGAAAGATTCCAATGGGTCAAAAATAAGAGACGaggtaaatgaaaaaaaaataaataaaaataatttgatcccTATTGAGCTTTTGAACGGCAATTTCTTGCCATGGCAAACACaactaaatatattatttttcatttttacagctTGAAGCAGAAGTGGAGAGACTGAAATCCCAGTTGGAAAAGCAGGTGGAAGAGGCAAAACTGCAGAAGAAACAACTGGAAGACCGCCTCTGGTCTCACTTCCACGAAGAGCTGATGCGGCTGGACCAGTTCCAGGCTGACTCAAAATTAACACGAGCTTCAGACCAACCGAGCGAGCGACAAAACGAAAATGACACGCCGTTGAGGAAGACGCACTCTCTGAACAACCTGGAGACTCGTGCCGAGCTGGAGGAGTGCGTGAAGAAGCTGAGCCACGAACTGGAAGAGACGAAGACAGTGCACTCGCAGCGGCTGATGGAGCTGCAGGAACTGCTGTTCAACAAGCAGAAGGAAATGGAGGAGTTCAAGCAGCGGATGCTCGAGTACACGAGGAGTTTGCACGAAGGCCGTGAAAAGCAGAATGAGCAGTACATCGGCGCGCTGAAGAAGGAAATAGAGTGTTTGAATGAAGAACTGAGTAAGAAAGCGCATTCTGAGGATCTCAAGAGGCTGAAACACGAAAAAATGAGGGCAGCAGAGGAGGTGGCCAAGCTGAGGAGAGCTGTGGAGAAgtacaaggaaaaaattactcaGGCCAAAGATTACTATGAGCGGAGGGAGGATCTCATCACAGAGCAGTTCAAACAGAAGGAGCGCGAATACTTCAATTTGCTTCTAAAACTCAAGAATGAGGTTGATTCGTTTGAAATCCTCGCACCGATTTCTCACACTCAGGAGGAACATCCTGTTAAATTGTAGTTAGATGATTCCGTGATGAAAAGTGGGaccaatttttactttgaaatcaAGGGGCCAGAACAAAAATGCTCAGCACTTTTGtcattgtgaaaataaaagcaatatatttcaacaatttatttttattagtatTAATACCTATAGACGCGTTTCACTACAATTTACTTCTTCTTGGACCTTTTACCCTCTCCAGGGTTTGGCTTCGTCTTTCCTCTCAGGATTCGAAGTCGAACCATTTCTTCCTTAAAATCTTGGTGTTCGTCCCTAAAGAGACCGTAGTTCCTCAACTGCATCATGAATTTCCACGTCTCTACGTGTCTAGGGTAGTACTGCGTGTATTCCGGATCCTTTTGCCTTGGCAGCTCTGACAGCAGGGAAATTACTTTCCAGTCTCTTGGAGCCATTTGTCGCACCGGCTCGTTGAAAATTCTGTTGCTCAGCCGATTCATTCGCTTTGCATAGTTCGTGGCTACGTTGGTTAGAGCCAGATATTTGTTGATGCAGTTGCTCATCTTGCTGAAAAATAAGCTTCGGGTCATTTACCTCAAGTAAAGTATGATTTATCTCTCTTTATATTGAAATTCTTATCTATCTTCCAGCCAAAAATAAAGCGGTAGTAGGATTTAATACCAAATTTACGGTTCCAGTCGCGAAATTTACGTTCTTCTGGACGCCATGTTGGGTAATGTGGGCGTGGCTGGTCAGCCGTCAGCCGCTGGACGTAAACAAAGGAGACGGCGGGGTTGGCGGCGACATTATGTAGGTCAAAGTCTAAGGTGAAAGGTGGTGAACAGGAATGGCGGTGAAGCAGGCCAGCGGCGCGGCTGCCGAAAAAAAGAAGCCGATCGCCGTGATTTCGCCCCAGAAGAAGGAAAAGCCAGTGAAAAGTGGCAGATATGAAAAGGCGAAAGACTCGTCTCGAGCGCAATCGGTCAACAACGCACGACGACTCTACTATGCCATTGCCATAGCTTTAAACGGTTCAAAAGGCTGCTTTAATTAACTCTTGAAAGTgctcattgatttttttgcccgACAGCTTTTGGCTTTGCATGTCTGCACATGTACCACGTATCAACGATGTTTGAAAACGACAGGCATTTTTCACATCTGTCCAATTTGGAGAGAGAAATGACTTTTAGAACTGAAATGGTCtgttttagcaaaaaatctcTTTGCTTTTGTAATGTCATTGATTTTGTAGGGTCTCTATTACTTTTACTACAAAACGATCATCGAAGCCCCAACCTTTAGTGATGGTTTAGTGCTGGTTTTGAACGACAACGTCACCGAGTATCCCTCTGTTATAAACACCCTCAAGAGGTTCAACCTATATCcagaggtaaaaaaaatttcctcccaTTATAAAGactttgaattgaattaaatgttaaatgctTGCAGATTGTGATCGGAGCCGCTTATCGGCTCTTCGCGGACGTGACGGGCTGGCTGCAAATTCCCACCAAGCAGTGCTGGCAGGTGGAAAGGGGCGGAGGGTTGTCCCCGGTGCTCAGCTGCGAGGGCATTGGCGACCCCATGTACTTCTACTTGCAGGCCGTGTGGGTGTGCGCCGGCCTCACTGCTGCTCTCATTGTCATCTTCGGCACGTACCTTAGCAAAACCTTTGCTGGAGGACTCATTTCAGTCTTGTGCTTCTTCTTCAACCACGGCGAGGTATCTTTTCTTCCATTAGTTTGTGCAAAGGTTTGctcaaatttctgatttttcgcAGAGCACAAGGGTGCAATGGACCCCTCCTCTGCGGGAGAGCTTCGCGTATCCGTTTTTGCTCGCGCAAATGCTCAGTCTCTGCTTCCTCCTTAGAGATGCCAGGATGTGCTGGAAAgaggtttatttaaatttaatataaataggAATTAGGCATTAaatcaaactgaaatttttgtttttgctagAAAACG
It encodes:
- the LOC135935596 gene encoding myosin-11-like, giving the protein MNGPGISLFQGTELRLNQTNPEEEEAELAEEEKRKNAELRNLLNGAFDDLDINDADLSFTSSKNLNDYSLPAGGASSEEDLYQVNPKRSTNGLSNGHGDGTELSAHYNHCYHNKGSCVDSSASSSPTKRKVTASGDAQQLAVMYEVRMREIVRLQDMLEANKKEANDRIERLGHKILQLEAERVATNSSLTQTQTLLVSAKEQVQGLKKEVDSLRKQNQDLDEIREELEQDRLIMRANMESLNSKLAAMEKISAETSGAQQADMIIRSLEERQRKEIISYQVQIEEMKEKLSYAADNIRSQERRNAELSRQQEVMLLEKADTINGLSRALAQSQQHCQELMAADRTNSSVEIRRLKDTLKQQESAIEKYKMDIDHLETMVGLNVLTSDSAAVTSGKASFYKTGLDSVDSLREELAKSLRYHEARRAEIKQLQYTIQEKENSAKAWLQQEDRYKKELTEFKAECDKLANDLARTKNRPSDDQLSEENSALKISHLETAIERLQAQNVQLAESSVELQRICDEEKFKVIDDHSREYLCFHHDAVAKARQEERDKVQSEIQKLKCELELALEDADKSKQAYINLVTTKNAVATELESQRKILGKLQNQVGSNANPKHELGDMQLAAYEERVRREIENAKKEMLDEVVKEKEALKAEAKIEAEKELEIKILEAIESARKDWLKDSNGSKIRDELEAEVERLKSQLEKQVEEAKLQKKQLEDRLWSHFHEELMRLDQFQADSKLTRASDQPSERQNENDTPLRKTHSLNNLETRAELEECVKKLSHELEETKTVHSQRLMELQELLFNKQKEMEEFKQRMLEYTRSLHEGREKQNEQYIGALKKEIECLNEELSKKAHSEDLKRLKHEKMRAAEEVAKLRRAVEKYKEKITQAKDYYERREDLITEQFKQKEREYFNLLLKLKNEVDSFEILAPISHTQEEHPVKL
- the LOC135935600 gene encoding zonadhesin-like; protein product: MGRKMKKKLNAKYRGMIVKKYNKSTRLARENALRHEDERKIAMVDRPYYKKRAPTRFIWVTNLLLDTKSFLVRFNPTDSVRKVKTYIQKATGIPWQFQTLYLSGKHVLADTDMMSEIEVKGTRWRISVAVSNSFSYVVVRDKSDNTEFVLGVDSDAFDTANASVLYEKIEPNKFEQELAAQKGKVARMLFVASRVIEPGLPLKTYNITRGDSITLIRYSDSFPRNIFLKFAGRNVVGELVLGPYECQPYTDVRTLKTWFFTTSQAPDGHYRVFFGPEEMDNYVRMGEIDIPAGTVLRIQLDEDPLAKMRLTSWWPPRIDKGPEEEQPKKTRKMKNQSRKTRAKERKLARKLNPNQSNEEPEPEPEPDPHYPYGRYSPGYTPGVHLPGSPSYMPRFQPTTPGLQPTSTAPAPTVPSYDPRSPEFSLTAPAPAHTVPSYDPSSPEFSLTAPAPAHTVPPYDPSSPEDFPSSPAYPTFLQFGPTYATNSPLYNARSPEFAPTSPTYTPNSPLHNPHSSAFAPTSPSYPPTSPTYNPNSPLHNPHSSAFAPTSPSYPPTSPTYTPNSPLYNPHSPAFAPTSPSYPPTSPTYAPNSPLYIHHSPAFAPTSPTYPPSSPTYTPNSPLYNPVYAPISPTQMPDSTLGGPVSGDDEQLTDDDDHSTDSTGLNVSDSYNLTDSNSSTE
- the mRpS33 gene encoding small ribosomal subunit protein mS33 produces the protein MASRRTKMSNCINKYLALTNVATNYAKRMNRLSNRIFNEPVRQMAPRDWKVISLLSELPRQKDPEYTQYYPRHVETWKFMMQLRNYGLFRDEHQDFKEEMVRLRILRGKTKPNPGEGKRSKKK
- the LOC135935603 gene encoding uncharacterized protein LOC135935603; this translates as MDVQTVSTSFLTNNYQLRSRDFDGCLVDVSDTMRPEHNDQKIMWTSASLVSFLLMYNINEHTEDELRDLLSKNCNTTYGDIPPLTALAWQSRNPLHADRILRMARMLIENGAEPTFVSRISCRSLYTIPDAISLAVFARCVPLLRNLLMYWWPSPVYVLDSVIGRKVEYFKFLFPMLIEFGLPHGKRICSVIETFIENVIQMKLYQENDEGTWQGFLKQMRRKPSSLKQLSRIALRSSIGCSSSSGQELFQKIESLRNRLPPTLHNYVSLRERDEKSGSYNQTT